CCGAAGCATGAGTCTATGCCGTTGAAGTAGAAGTCGATCCTCTCGTCGGTGAGGGCATTGCGCGAATCGGGTCCGTAGATTCCGATCTTGGCATCGGCGCCGGCTTCGCGTACTGCGGAAGCATGTTTCTCCTTCAGGTCATCGTTCTCGGCACACGGAACGCAGAATATGCGCCCTGCCTTGTTCCTGCCTCCGAATTTGGAAAGGAATTCGCAGGAGTTATGGGGATAGGGTGCGGGCGGCACTCCCCTCATGGCGGAGATCTCCCTGTTCATGTTGAATGTCGATGGCGGAATCAATCCGCAGAGATGGACGTTCTCCATGTCGGAGTAGAATTCCTCCGAGGAGCCGGAATAGACCTTCTTCCCGTTGCGCAGGACGTTGATGGTGTCCGCCCACCCGTATGCTAAATCGATATCGTGAGTGGCGATGAGAACCGTGATTCCCCTGAGGTGCAGCTTCTCGGCGAGTTCCATCACCTCCATGGACGACTGGGGGTCTAGACCGGCCGTGGGTTCGTCCATGATCATGACCTCTGGGTCTACTGCGAGAGCACCAGCGATGGCGACCCTCTTCCTCTGACCGCCGGAGAGCTGCTGCAGGGGGCGTTTGCGGAATTCGGTCATGCGGACGTCCCTGAGGGCCTTCTCTATGCGGACCTCGACCTCGTCCCGGTCCATGCCCACGTTCAGCGGCGAGAAGGCCACATCCTCCTCGACCAGGGTGCAGAACATCTGTTCGTCGGGATTCTGGAGAACCACGGATACCTTGGAACGGACCTCCGTGAGTCCTTCGGGGGTGTATTGGATGGGCTGTCCGCGGAAGAGGACCTCTCCTTCCTGCGGTTTGTATACTCCCGCGAGGGTGTAGAACAGGGTGGTCTTCCCGGCGCCGTTGGCTCCGAGGATGCCTATGCGGGAGCCCTCCTCCACCTGCAGGTCGAAACCGTCGAGGACCTTGGGGAGTCCCGGATGGTGCATGAATGAAACGTTCCTCAGTTCGAATATGTTTGCCGTCTTACCACCCCGCGTAAGGTGCGAATATCGCGGTCATATCGATCCATCCCGCGGTCTCCCTTCCGACAAGGAAAAGGAAGACGGTCAGGACGATGGTGATCAGGAACCATTTGGCACCCATCTTCCTGGGCATGCGGTAGATGGGGAAGTATCCCCTGTAATTCCTGCAGGCGAGGGATGCTTCGGATTTCTCGGCAAGTTCCAGGGAGAAGATGAAGGTACCGGTCATGGCACCCGCATAGGATTTCACGGCGGTCATGGCCCCGTTGTATCCGAGGCGGCATTGGGCCGCGTCGAGCATCACGAGGAAGCGTTCCAGGAGCAGGAACGCGTATCTGTAGATCAGGACGATGAGCTCGCAGATCTCGGGCGGGCATTTGATCGACCTGAGGGCATGGGCGAGATGGGGGATGGGTGTGGAACATGCGAAAGATAGCATGAGAGTAACTCCCGCGATGGCCCTGAAGAAGATGACCCAGGCCTTCTGGAAACTGGCATCCGTCATGTGGACTGTGAACCAAAGGAACTTGCCGTCCCAGAGGGCGGGCTGATTGGTATCGCCCATTATGGAGATCATACCGCTTCCGAGGATCATGATGAGGATTGCCTCGCCGATGGCGAGCGAGAGGATGAGCGGGACCCTGAAACGGGTGGAGTACCCCATCAGGATTATCCCTATGGTGAAAGTGATGAGGGTGACCAGGATGCTGTCGGTCAGGAGACCGACGATGAGCATGCACAGCACGAAGAAGAGTTTGCCGAGCGGGGACCAATCGAGCATCCTGGAACTATACGCGATAGCATCCATCTGGGCTTGCTCTGACATCGGTACCCGCTCTTTATGGAATCAGTTTTCGGAATCCTTCTTTCCTTCGCCGAGCTTCTTCTGGGCAGCGTTGAAACCGATGAAGTAGCCGATGATGATGGCACCGATGGCGGCCTGGACTGCGAACAGAAGTGACTCGGTCTCTCCGGGGAGTTCGTAGTCGGGGTTGCCGGTGATGATGGTCAGGATGTCTCCTGTCCATGCCTGGTATCCGTATTCGTCCGCGACGCCTCCTCCGGCATCGTCGGAGCCGCCGAAGTCTCCGTTGACGCAGGCAAGGAATACAACACTCATCACGATGATTGCTGCGAAGCATCCGATGTACAGTTTCTGATTGCTGCTGAGTGCCATCTCATTCCTCCTTCACAAAGGGGTTGACTTTGTTTTTGTCGGCGATCTCGAACACATCTGGACGGGTGGTGGAAAGGTACTGGGCGAACATACCCAGGATGAGTCCTTCGATGATTGCGAGGGGGATCTGGGTGATGGCATAGACAGACATGAAGTCCACGAATGCGTTGACGAAGCTGGCGTTGTTGGCGGTGACGACGTTGAGGGTCATCTGGAGAGCGGTGACGACATAGGTCATGAAGTCGGCGACTGCGGCCGCGGCGACCATGGAGATGAAGACTCCTGCGCCCGATCTTCTCAGGATCTTCCAGATGAGAAGTCCTACGAGGGGACCGATGATTCCCATCGAGACGCAGTTGGCTCCGAGGGTGGTGAATCCTCCGTGGGCGATGAGCAGGGCCTGGAAGACTAGGACGATGGTCGACAGTACTGCACATACTCCGACACCGTAGAATACGACGGCGATTCCGGTTCCGGTGGGGTGCGCACTGGATCCGGTGACCGAAGGCAGTTTGAGCGAGGAGATCAGGAAGATGAACGCTCCGGAAAGAGCTACGATCATCTTCTGATCGGGGTGTTCCCTCAGAATCTGACGGAGCTTTACTACTCCGACATAGAAGAAGGGAATCATGACTATGAACCAAACGAGGCACCAAACGGGCTCGAGGTATCCTTCCATTATATGCATTTGAATTCTCCGTTTCCATCTTCAGATGGTGTGATGAACCTATATCAGTTGGACATATAATCTCGCTATATAATAGTTGGTTAACTAATCCAACTGCGTTAACATCCAGATATGCCAGATAAATAAACATGGATGAGAATTTTGATTAACTGTTAACATCAGTTAATTAAAAAAAACCGGGGTTGCCCCCGTAATAAGTTTCACTCAATCTTGAAGGACACATCCCTCTTGAGTCCGAGATCTGCGGCGACCTCGATGGCCTTGAGAACGGCCGAGGGGATGGGGCAGGCGGAGTGGGAGATGTGCTCGCTTGCGGTGATGTAGACGGGATTTTGAACCATCGGGAGGGCGAATTCGTCGTATGCTCCGACGGGTTTCAGGGCTTCGGCAAAGGCTTTGACCATCTTGCAGGGGGTGTCGATAGTGACGACCACGCTCATCATGTCCTCCGATGGCTCGGCGTGGATCTTGGCGTTCATCTTGCAGACTCCGGGCTCTACGGTAATGTTGCACTCGCTCATATTATCACAGTGTAATCCAAGCACAGCGATAAAAGAGATTCTATGCTTGGTTTGGTTTAAACACGAAGAATGTAGGTGCAATCATTCAACCTATTCTTAGCTGAAAAGAGCCTTATCATTTTCTGCTCCATTTTGTATTCCGCGTGTTACCAGTCCTGACAATGAGCCCGTTATGGACCATCTTGGTTAGATATTTGGAGGCTGTTCTCGTCGATATTCCCGCATAATTAGCAATTTCTGACAATGTTGAACTGGAATGATTGGAAATGTATCTTAAGATGATTTTTTCAATCTCCTCCATACCGTTGTTAGATGGAAGCAGCGATAATTCTGTTACCACTCTGAGGGGATCTGTATCTTCAGTGATAGTCAGGTTCATCAAAGAACCGTCTTGAAAAGATTTGTATAGTGAATATATCCCCGAGCCCATCTGTTCAACTAGACCAATCCCCATTAGCATTCTCATTAATGTATGGTTCCGGGGGTCGCTTATTCCACCCAGTTTCGCTTTTTCGAGAGGTACCCTGAGGCCGCCAGGATTGGTGACTGTAACCCCTTCTCTTGTTAGAATTACCGAGATTCCGCCGCTTACGAGGTAATCTGCATGTGCAAGAGCATTCACAACTGCTTCTCTCACAGCAACAATGCTTTCGGAATCTGAATTGCGTACGAACCCATCGATTTTAAAAGGAGTTCCGATTTTTAATCTCAGCCTTTCTAGAACACTTGTCACGAAATTGAAAACGTTTAGATTGCTTGTAAAGTCATCTGAAAATAATCTGTAATCCCACCTGTTATCAGAATATTTCTCTCTATAGTCCAGCCTGAAATCGGGGAAGACACGGAGTATACAGGATACTTTGCCAAACATGAGTAGGCCAGCTTTGGTGGGATGTATCCCTTCATCAGACCTGGATATTGCACCTAGTATCGATAGAACTTCCTCATCATTGCTTCCTGTCCAGCGGTTGGTATGTTCCCTACTATCTAATAATTGTAGATACTCTTTCACCGAGGACATATCAAAGCAGTCAAAGCCGTTGATTTCAGTAATTGGGGAGTTATCGGATTCCTCAAAGGAATCTCTTAACATAGAACGTATCTCATCTTTCCTACACTTATAATCCCCTTCATGATTACGTTTGTATGTGCAGGAGTCCATGTTTCCATTGAGATAGATAGGTTTATCTCTGCGATCAGCGGCTGGAACATGCACTACGATTACTTTCTTGTTATCCACCTCTAAGACATTTATATCATCATGTGTCAGTAGGTTAAGATTAACTTTAGCTGGATTATTAAGAGTGTCCCAAAGGATTTTCAAGTCTTTGTCAGGTGATTCAATGCCAGTGACTTCGAGTTTTCCTAAAACTTGGTTTTCGGAAACACCGAGGATTATGTGTCCACCAGAGGTGTTTGCGAATGAGGAGTAAGTTTCCCAGAAGTCCCGCGGAACACCATTCACAGCACTCTTGTACTCGACATTATATCTTTCTCCCCCGTAATAGGATAGTAATTCCTCTGCCGTGATCATGCGCATTTATCTGTTTGCAACTATTTAATCATGTTTTTAACATTAGAGAAAAAATTTTATTTTTTGACGATTTTTATTATTTTTATTTATTATTTATATGAACTATAAAAGAAAATTATTTTGATTTATGTCTATATTCATGAACATTAAAGAAAATTAATGTATGTTTAAAGAAAAATTATGTCAAATTAAAGAATTGTAAAAATGTCCTGTACCCCAATAATCAGTAAACAACAAGACCCGGTTTAGAGACGATTGGAGAATCTGAAACAAAGGGATAACTTCGTTTGTTTCCTGCTAATTAGCGCCTGTAACCGCAACTGCGGCGGAAGGAACGCAGTATCTCCTG
The sequence above is a segment of the methanogenic archaeon ISO4-H5 genome. Coding sequences within it:
- a CDS encoding cobalt ABC transporter ATP-binding protein CbiO2, encoding MHHPGLPKVLDGFDLQVEEGSRIGILGANGAGKTTLFYTLAGVYKPQEGEVLFRGQPIQYTPEGLTEVRSKVSVVLQNPDEQMFCTLVEEDVAFSPLNVGMDRDEVEVRIEKALRDVRMTEFRKRPLQQLSGGQRKRVAIAGALAVDPEVMIMDEPTAGLDPQSSMEVMELAEKLHLRGITVLIATHDIDLAYGWADTINVLRNGKKVYSGSSEEFYSDMENVHLCGLIPPSTFNMNREISAMRGVPPAPYPHNSCEFLSKFGGRNKAGRIFCVPCAENDDLKEKHASAVREAGADAKIGIYGPDSRNALTDERIDFYFNGIDSCFGEAVLGRDSVLIYDEIFDKTIREQAEALRSMGTDITLEVVR
- a CDS encoding cobalt transport protein CbiN, encoding MALSSNQKLYIGCFAAIIVMSVVFLACVNGDFGGSDDAGGGVADEYGYQAWTGDILTIITGNPDYELPGETESLLFAVQAAIGAIIIGYFIGFNAAQKKLGEGKKDSEN
- a CDS encoding cobalamin biosynthesis protein CbiM, which produces MHIMEGYLEPVWCLVWFIVMIPFFYVGVVKLRQILREHPDQKMIVALSGAFIFLISSLKLPSVTGSSAHPTGTGIAVVFYGVGVCAVLSTIVLVFQALLIAHGGFTTLGANCVSMGIIGPLVGLLIWKILRRSGAGVFISMVAAAAVADFMTYVVTALQMTLNVVTANNASFVNAFVDFMSVYAITQIPLAIIEGLILGMFAQYLSTTRPDVFEIADKNKVNPFVKEE
- a CDS encoding cobalt ABC transporter, permease protein CbiQ encodes the protein MSEQAQMDAIAYSSRMLDWSPLGKLFFVLCMLIVGLLTDSILVTLITFTIGIILMGYSTRFRVPLILSLAIGEAILIMILGSGMISIMGDTNQPALWDGKFLWFTVHMTDASFQKAWVIFFRAIAGVTLMLSFACSTPIPHLAHALRSIKCPPEICELIVLIYRYAFLLLERFLVMLDAAQCRLGYNGAMTAVKSYAGAMTGTFIFSLELAEKSEASLACRNYRGYFPIYRMPRKMGAKWFLITIVLTVFLFLVGRETAGWIDMTAIFAPYAGW
- a CDS encoding transcriptional regulator, whose translation is MITAEELLSYYGGERYNVEYKSAVNGVPRDFWETYSSFANTSGGHIILGVSENQVLGKLEVTGIESPDKDLKILWDTLNNPAKVNLNLLTHDDINVLEVDNKKVIVVHVPAADRRDKPIYLNGNMDSCTYKRNHEGDYKCRKDEIRSMLRDSFEESDNSPITEINGFDCFDMSSVKEYLQLLDSREHTNRWTGSNDEEVLSILGAISRSDEGIHPTKAGLLMFGKVSCILRVFPDFRLDYREKYSDNRWDYRLFSDDFTSNLNVFNFVTSVLERLRLKIGTPFKIDGFVRNSDSESIVAVREAVVNALAHADYLVSGGISVILTREGVTVTNPGGLRVPLEKAKLGGISDPRNHTLMRMLMGIGLVEQMGSGIYSLYKSFQDGSLMNLTITEDTDPLRVVTELSLLPSNNGMEEIEKIILRYISNHSSSTLSEIANYAGISTRTASKYLTKMVHNGLIVRTGNTRNTKWSRK